The Phycisphaerales bacterium genome includes a region encoding these proteins:
- a CDS encoding transposase produces MKIMVLVDARGLPVAIDTAPADAHESRCVQALFDFVLTRETPPRVIGDKAYDSDKLDEELAQRGMEMIAPHRGNRKPENVTQDRPAAAARQAAAGRWSGRSPGSRTTVGSASVGRSRAACSAASCI; encoded by the coding sequence GTGAAAATCATGGTTCTGGTCGATGCTCGCGGGTTGCCGGTGGCGATCGATACCGCGCCGGCGGACGCCCACGAGAGCCGCTGCGTGCAGGCGCTGTTCGACTTCGTGCTGACGCGCGAGACGCCGCCGCGCGTGATCGGCGACAAGGCGTACGACAGCGACAAGCTCGACGAAGAGCTCGCACAGCGCGGCATGGAAATGATCGCGCCGCATCGCGGCAACCGCAAGCCGGAGAATGTGACACAGGACCGCCCGGCCGCTGCAGCGCGCCAAGCGGCGGCTGGACGGTGGAGCGGACGATCTCCTGGATCCAGAACTACCGTCGGCTCTGCATCCGTTGGGAGAAGTCGAGCTGCCTGTTCAGCGGCTTCTTGCATATGA
- a CDS encoding tetratricopeptide repeat protein, which translates to MAATHAPLNPWIAAAFAAAIAAAAPAASDSAIVADRTMRWAREVDEARIAIERGDLELAMSRLHNALDLDGEVFAPSFCAASTLYLLADTNQRGHLYEAVDLRRVADTLANHALLSIGDPIGLRGTRGTMGEVFLHMEHLYAIRIAHLEQQGASAYRKLVASLCELARLRHLRRVSAEDLYVCAVSAIESAAGANHIDLVPVLLGAAREHVLLRLTPAPILDPDGCVDRPQPHVSAATRLVRRALAIVEQCDSVDSPWQLAAFEQVVYLCGLLHDDEAVVQAARRWLEVSEATGAGAPDVAADMHWRLAGRYEGAGDYRAAEEQHRHAIRVLEVAHGERALQVAAALYSLSSFHSRRGGMEAAREAVRRSVSIYEHAAREGSPGGGTGLTALAWRLDVLHGDTGEADLMYRKAIAVFEAAMPCEVGEFAMTLRMYAEMLDRSGRREDAEGVRERLGRLLAGQPEPASEPGDGAAAH; encoded by the coding sequence ATGGCAGCTACACATGCTCCTCTTAATCCGTGGATTGCGGCCGCTTTCGCGGCTGCAATTGCTGCAGCGGCGCCAGCTGCCTCTGATTCCGCGATCGTGGCCGACCGCACAATGCGATGGGCGCGCGAAGTGGACGAAGCACGGATCGCTATCGAGAGAGGCGATCTGGAGCTTGCGATGTCGCGACTCCACAACGCACTGGACCTCGATGGGGAAGTTTTCGCGCCGTCATTTTGCGCCGCTTCGACGCTCTATCTCCTTGCAGACACGAACCAGAGAGGGCATCTCTATGAAGCCGTGGACTTGCGGCGAGTCGCCGATACGCTGGCGAACCATGCCCTGCTCTCGATCGGTGATCCCATCGGGCTCAGAGGCACACGCGGCACGATGGGCGAAGTCTTCCTTCACATGGAGCACTTGTATGCAATTCGAATTGCGCATCTCGAGCAGCAGGGCGCTTCCGCGTACCGGAAGTTGGTTGCGTCGTTGTGCGAACTCGCACGGCTGAGGCACCTGCGCCGAGTGAGCGCCGAGGATCTCTATGTTTGCGCGGTGTCCGCGATTGAGAGTGCAGCCGGTGCGAACCACATCGACCTGGTTCCCGTGCTGCTAGGCGCCGCGCGCGAGCATGTCCTACTCAGATTGACACCAGCGCCGATACTTGATCCTGATGGCTGCGTCGACAGGCCGCAGCCGCACGTGTCGGCGGCGACACGCCTGGTTCGTCGCGCGCTCGCGATCGTCGAGCAATGCGACTCCGTTGACAGCCCATGGCAGCTCGCTGCATTCGAACAGGTTGTTTACCTCTGCGGTCTTTTGCACGACGACGAAGCCGTTGTGCAAGCGGCGCGCCGCTGGCTCGAGGTCTCAGAGGCGACGGGGGCGGGCGCGCCCGACGTTGCAGCCGATATGCATTGGCGCCTCGCGGGCCGTTACGAGGGTGCCGGCGACTATCGGGCCGCAGAGGAGCAGCACCGGCATGCGATTCGAGTCCTTGAGGTCGCGCATGGCGAGCGCGCATTGCAGGTGGCGGCGGCGCTCTACTCGTTGTCCAGCTTCCACTCGCGGCGCGGAGGGATGGAGGCAGCAAGGGAGGCTGTGCGCCGCAGCGTGAGCATCTACGAACATGCCGCCAGGGAGGGCAGCCCGGGCGGCGGAACGGGATTGACGGCTTTGGCATGGCGGCTTGACGTGCTCCACGGCGACACTGGCGAAGCGGACCTAATGTACCGTAAGGCGATTGCGGTATTCGAGGCTGCCATGCCTTGCGAAGTCGGTGAGTTTGCGATGACACTGCGCATGTACGCGGAAATGCTCGATAGGAGCGGCCGGCGCGAGGACGCGGAAGGTGTGCGTGAGCGCCTTGGACGGCTCCTGGCGGGTCAGCCTGAACCTGCATCGGAACCGGGAGACGGGGCTGCTGCGCACTGA
- a CDS encoding antitoxin produces MDTAKLFTNGRSQAVRLPKEYRFDEDEVFITKVDDMVILYPRRKGWDLLARGIERFTEDFMGERDQPAQAEERESL; encoded by the coding sequence ATGGATACGGCCAAGCTCTTCACCAACGGACGCAGCCAGGCGGTGCGGCTGCCCAAGGAGTACCGCTTCGACGAAGACGAGGTCTTCATCACCAAGGTCGACGACATGGTGATTCTGTACCCGCGTCGAAAGGGTTGGGATCTGCTCGCGCGGGGCATCGAGCGTTTCACCGAGGACTTCATGGGCGAACGTGATCAGCCCGCTCAAGCTGAAGAGCGCGAAAGCCTGTGA
- a CDS encoding type II toxin-antitoxin system VapC family toxin has protein sequence MRFLLDTSICIELIRGRAPAVLGRLRRRKIGTVGISAITLAELRCGVAKSRDPERNTVALAHFCAPLEICPFDHEAAATYGDIRADLERAGTPIGPLDTLIAAHAVALKATVVTNNEREFRRVSGLRVENWTKG, from the coding sequence ATCCGCTTCCTGCTCGACACGAGCATCTGCATCGAGCTGATCCGCGGCCGGGCGCCAGCGGTACTGGGTCGCCTCCGCCGGCGCAAGATCGGGACGGTCGGCATCTCGGCCATCACGCTGGCTGAGTTGCGGTGCGGCGTAGCGAAGAGCCGCGACCCCGAGCGCAACACCGTGGCGCTCGCGCATTTCTGCGCGCCGCTGGAGATCTGCCCGTTCGACCATGAAGCCGCCGCGACCTATGGCGACATCCGTGCCGACCTCGAGCGGGCCGGCACACCAATTGGCCCGCTCGACACGCTGATCGCCGCGCACGCGGTCGCACTCAAGGCCACCGTCGTCACGAACAACGAACGCGAGTTTCGCCGCGTGTCCGGCCTGCGCGTGGAGAACTGGACGAAGGGCTGA
- a CDS encoding RNA-binding protein: MGKKLYVGNLSYNVTGSDLEELFSAHGTVESAQIITDRETGRSKGFGFVEMSSPSEAEAAISALNGQQHDGRTLTVNEAKPKESRGGFGGGGGGGGRGGYGGGGGGRGGYGGGGGGGGGRRY; encoded by the coding sequence ATGGGCAAGAAGTTGTATGTTGGGAACCTGTCCTACAATGTCACCGGCTCCGATCTGGAGGAGCTCTTTTCTGCCCACGGCACCGTCGAGTCGGCGCAGATTATCACCGATCGCGAAACCGGCCGCAGCAAGGGCTTCGGCTTTGTCGAGATGAGCTCGCCCTCCGAGGCGGAGGCCGCCATCTCGGCCCTCAACGGCCAGCAGCATGATGGCCGCACCCTCACCGTCAACGAGGCCAAGCCGAAGGAGAGCCGCGGCGGCTTTGGTGGTGGTGGCGGTGGTGGCGGCCGTGGTGGCTACGGCGGCGGCGGCGGCGGCCGTGGCGGCTACGGCGGCGGTGGTGGTGGCGGCGGCGGCCGACGCTACTAA
- a CDS encoding proprotein convertase P-domain-containing protein: MMRTPFRVVGYFVVAVTALSIVAPAWANPKVDALPIVRIAPLDLTVVRAEDEARSAEGLAPRFAVPHHVVIRPDTDGVWSDKGDVNRLWQLRITSPGALSLNLGFTAFYLPEGAVLRLYAVDGSYNIRPLTAGDNAAHGEFWSPVLLTDDMIVELELPEKQVEQLVLELGSINIGYRGFGENTERAGACNVDVVCPLGQGWEDEINSVAVISTGGSLFCSGFMVNNTAQDQTPFFMTAAHCGVNSGNAASLVVYWNYQTTTCAGPRDGQLVDWQTGSIFRASNSTSDFTLVELVQAPNPAWEVTFAGWDRSSNDPQWSVAIHHPRTDEKSISFDYDPGTTTSYLGTTVPGNGTHIRIGQWEDGTTEPGSSGSPLFNQNHQVIGQLHGGYASCTVIDADWYGRFSVSWDGGGTPATRLRDWLDPLNTGQMTINTLSARGITVTPSNEVLHLGVVGGPFTDDTYAYTLANNTPDPVDYTVHFNYGIGLLMNGGPGPLGGTLASGASFPLTITLGPAIYALPAGLYEEELVVTNVGTGVGRTIKHKVEIGLTAITVTPADGLTTGGPLGGPFNGFMNYTVTSTRPTPVTVNVAGDQGWIAINGSNAPAVFTLTGIGDSANVTVAIDNSATGLSAGLYAGTVTFTNAAGGAGSTARAVSLDVGRIAYAATDVPQPILDNTTIYSYIDVPDSFCIGDVNVDINITHTFIGDLIVELRSPDGTEVRLHNRTGGSADDIVVTFDDDGDGRQPDGPGALADFDLTQAQGVWRLRVSDLAGADVGTLNSWTLRVAPTTGNCEPPILIYSETLDQNPGWTTEGQWAFGQPTGGGGSSGLPDPTSGYTGPYVYGYNLAGDYVNNMPAYHLTSTPFDCTGLTGVQFRYWRWLNVETTTYDKATVYVSIDGVNWVQVWQNPGRITDNAWTQMSHKISALADNQPTVYLRWTMGPTDSSLIFSGWNIDDVEIWAQPSTPPVQYCPGDMNCDTLVNFADISLFIAALKTADPATWPYDPAGGVCAHANGDMNGDSLVNFADISGFIAMIKNAPEPCTTIVP; this comes from the coding sequence ATGATGCGAACCCCGTTTCGCGTGGTCGGCTACTTCGTGGTAGCTGTGACCGCGCTCAGTATCGTTGCGCCGGCCTGGGCCAATCCCAAAGTCGACGCCCTACCCATCGTACGCATTGCACCCCTTGACCTCACCGTGGTGCGCGCCGAAGACGAGGCCCGTTCCGCTGAAGGGCTGGCTCCGCGCTTCGCTGTTCCTCACCACGTTGTCATACGGCCCGACACCGACGGGGTCTGGAGTGACAAGGGTGATGTCAACCGCCTGTGGCAATTGCGTATCACCTCACCCGGGGCCCTCTCGTTGAACCTCGGATTCACGGCGTTCTACCTGCCGGAAGGCGCCGTTCTGCGGCTCTACGCGGTGGATGGCAGCTACAATATCCGCCCCCTCACGGCGGGAGACAACGCCGCACACGGTGAATTCTGGTCACCGGTCCTGTTGACGGACGACATGATCGTCGAACTTGAGCTGCCCGAGAAGCAGGTCGAGCAGCTCGTGCTCGAACTTGGATCCATCAACATCGGCTACCGCGGGTTCGGCGAAAACACCGAGCGCGCCGGCGCCTGCAACGTCGATGTGGTGTGCCCGCTCGGACAGGGCTGGGAAGACGAGATCAACTCCGTCGCCGTGATCTCGACCGGCGGTTCGCTGTTCTGCTCCGGATTCATGGTGAACAACACGGCTCAGGATCAGACCCCCTTCTTCATGACGGCCGCCCACTGCGGCGTAAACTCGGGCAACGCGGCCTCGCTTGTGGTCTATTGGAACTACCAGACGACGACCTGTGCCGGTCCCAGAGACGGTCAGCTCGTCGATTGGCAAACCGGTTCGATCTTCCGCGCGTCGAACAGTACCAGCGACTTCACCCTGGTGGAACTGGTGCAGGCCCCGAACCCCGCATGGGAAGTGACCTTCGCGGGCTGGGACCGCAGCAGCAACGACCCGCAGTGGTCCGTCGCCATCCACCACCCCCGCACCGATGAGAAGTCGATCAGTTTCGACTATGACCCGGGCACGACCACCAGTTACCTCGGTACGACCGTGCCCGGCAACGGCACCCACATCCGCATCGGCCAGTGGGAAGACGGCACGACCGAACCCGGCTCATCCGGCTCGCCGCTTTTCAACCAGAACCACCAGGTTATTGGCCAGCTTCACGGTGGCTACGCCTCCTGCACCGTCATCGACGCGGATTGGTACGGTCGCTTCTCCGTTTCGTGGGACGGCGGCGGCACGCCCGCCACGCGCCTGCGAGACTGGCTCGACCCGCTCAATACCGGCCAGATGACGATCAACACGCTCTCCGCGCGCGGCATCACGGTCACGCCCTCGAACGAGGTTCTGCATCTGGGTGTGGTCGGCGGACCGTTCACCGATGACACGTACGCCTACACGCTCGCCAACAACACGCCGGACCCGGTGGACTACACCGTCCACTTCAACTACGGCATTGGCTTGCTGATGAATGGCGGCCCCGGTCCGCTCGGCGGCACGCTGGCCAGCGGCGCGAGCTTCCCGCTGACAATTACACTCGGCCCGGCCATCTATGCCCTGCCGGCCGGCTTGTATGAAGAAGAGCTGGTCGTCACCAACGTCGGAACCGGCGTCGGCCGCACAATTAAGCACAAGGTCGAAATCGGCCTCACCGCCATCACGGTGACCCCGGCCGATGGCCTGACGACGGGCGGCCCGCTGGGCGGTCCCTTCAACGGATTCATGAATTACACGGTCACCAGCACGCGGCCTACACCCGTCACGGTCAACGTCGCGGGCGACCAGGGCTGGATCGCGATCAACGGCAGCAATGCCCCGGCCGTGTTTACACTGACGGGCATTGGTGACAGCGCAAACGTTACGGTCGCGATCGACAACTCGGCCACGGGCCTGAGCGCCGGACTGTACGCGGGTACTGTCACCTTCACGAATGCGGCCGGCGGCGCCGGCTCGACCGCGCGCGCCGTTTCGCTCGACGTGGGCCGGATCGCCTATGCGGCCACGGACGTGCCGCAGCCGATCCTCGATAACACGACCATTTACAGCTACATCGACGTCCCGGATTCCTTCTGCATCGGCGACGTCAACGTTGACATCAACATCACGCACACCTTCATCGGCGACCTGATCGTCGAACTGCGCTCCCCGGACGGCACGGAAGTGCGCCTGCACAACCGTACCGGCGGTAGCGCCGACGACATCGTTGTGACGTTTGACGATGACGGCGACGGCCGACAGCCGGACGGCCCCGGCGCCCTGGCCGACTTCGACTTGACACAGGCGCAAGGCGTGTGGCGCCTCCGCGTCTCCGACCTGGCGGGTGCCGACGTAGGGACGCTTAACAGTTGGACGCTGCGCGTGGCGCCCACGACAGGCAACTGTGAACCGCCGATCCTGATCTACAGCGAGACGCTGGATCAGAATCCGGGTTGGACGACGGAAGGCCAGTGGGCCTTCGGCCAGCCGACCGGTGGCGGCGGATCGTCGGGCCTGCCCGACCCCACCTCGGGCTACACCGGTCCGTACGTCTACGGCTATAACCTGGCCGGTGACTATGTGAACAACATGCCGGCGTACCACCTCACTTCGACGCCCTTCGATTGCACCGGGCTTACCGGCGTGCAGTTCCGGTACTGGCGCTGGCTGAACGTCGAGACGACCACCTACGACAAAGCCACCGTGTATGTGAGCATCGACGGCGTGAACTGGGTGCAGGTGTGGCAGAACCCCGGCCGTATCACGGACAACGCCTGGACGCAGATGTCCCACAAGATCAGCGCGCTTGCTGACAACCAGCCGACTGTGTACCTCCGCTGGACGATGGGGCCGACAGACAGTTCGCTGATCTTCTCCGGCTGGAACATTGACGACGTCGAGATCTGGGCCCAGCCCTCCACGCCGCCCGTCCAATACTGCCCGGGCGACATGAACTGCGACACCCTGGTCAACTTTGCCGACATCAGTCTATTCATCGCCGCCTTGAAGACCGCCGATCCGGCGACCTGGCCCTACGATCCGGCCGGCGGCGTATGCGCCCATGCCAACGGTGACATGAACGGCGACAGTCTGGTGAACTTCGCCGACATCAGCGGCTTCATCGCGATGATCAAGAACGCGCCGGAGCCCTGCACGACAATCGTGCCCTAA
- a CDS encoding DUF2961 domain-containing protein, with protein sequence MVDPLASFSLGLGNIPLLDDAETRSISAENPTGAVGGGAHETPETNNPASKLGKGWKVKPCIELQAGETRTIAEIEGPGMIQHIWITVDPKVFRDFVLRIYWDGEATPSVEAPLGDFFCCGHALRAKINSLPIAVNPAGGLNSYWPMPFRRSAKITIENQHRDAMNGFFYQITYALRPVPESAAYFHAQWRRTLTTREQPEHTLLDGVTGRGHYVGTYIAWTQFSNGWWGEGEIKFFLDDDGEYPTICGTGTEDYFGGAWGFYGPDNREEPYSTPFLGLPLVRHVDNEVPRYGLYRWHIMDPIRFRKALRVTIQALGWWPNSKFQPLTDDLASVSYWYQAEPHAQFPALPDAEGRWSR encoded by the coding sequence ATGGTCGATCCGCTCGCATCGTTTTCTTTGGGTCTGGGAAATATTCCGTTGCTGGACGACGCCGAGACGCGCTCGATCAGCGCCGAAAATCCCACCGGTGCCGTGGGCGGCGGGGCGCACGAGACGCCCGAGACCAATAATCCTGCAAGCAAGCTGGGCAAGGGCTGGAAGGTCAAACCCTGCATCGAACTGCAAGCGGGCGAGACGCGCACGATTGCCGAGATAGAAGGGCCCGGCATGATCCAGCACATCTGGATCACCGTCGATCCGAAGGTTTTTCGCGACTTCGTATTGCGAATCTATTGGGATGGCGAAGCGACCCCCTCCGTCGAAGCCCCGCTCGGAGATTTCTTCTGCTGCGGCCACGCGTTGCGCGCGAAAATCAACTCGTTGCCGATCGCGGTGAATCCAGCCGGTGGTCTCAACAGCTACTGGCCGATGCCCTTCCGGCGCTCCGCGAAGATCACCATCGAAAATCAGCATCGTGATGCGATGAACGGCTTTTTCTACCAGATCACCTACGCTTTGCGGCCGGTACCGGAGTCGGCCGCCTATTTCCACGCCCAGTGGCGCCGCACCCTGACGACGCGTGAACAACCCGAGCACACGCTGCTCGATGGCGTGACGGGACGCGGGCACTATGTGGGTACGTACATCGCCTGGACGCAGTTTTCCAATGGCTGGTGGGGCGAAGGCGAGATCAAGTTTTTCCTCGACGACGACGGGGAGTATCCGACGATTTGCGGCACCGGGACTGAGGATTACTTTGGCGGGGCGTGGGGCTTCTACGGGCCCGATAACCGCGAGGAGCCGTACTCAACCCCGTTCCTGGGTCTGCCGCTGGTTCGTCACGTAGACAACGAGGTGCCGCGCTACGGGCTGTATCGCTGGCACATCATGGATCCGATCCGCTTTCGCAAGGCGCTACGGGTGACGATCCAGGCGCTGGGCTGGTGGCCGAACTCGAAGTTTCAGCCGCTTACCGATGACCTCGCTTCGGTCTCGTACTGGTACCAGGCGGAGCCGCACGCGCAGTTCCCGGCCTTGCCGGATGCGGAAGGTCGCTGGTCGCGGTAG
- a CDS encoding DUF2934 domain-containing protein, translating into MAKAASSTRKTSTKSSKGGTTTGATTSASSITKTRQAPVTLTEEQIRARAYEIFQRRNGAPGDAQGDWLQAVQELTTELSK; encoded by the coding sequence ATGGCCAAGGCAGCTTCTTCAACCCGTAAAACCTCCACCAAGAGTTCCAAGGGCGGCACGACGACCGGCGCCACCACATCGGCATCATCCATCACCAAAACTCGGCAGGCGCCAGTGACTCTCACCGAAGAGCAGATTCGCGCCCGTGCGTACGAGATCTTTCAGCGACGCAATGGCGCGCCGGGCGATGCACAGGGCGACTGGCTGCAGGCGGTGCAGGAATTGACGACAGAGCTTTCGAAGTAG
- a CDS encoding PQQ-dependent sugar dehydrogenase — MLDQRIVYFEVDAELDVALGGEVFVAAFPVGTGVTRLGGQLGFGPDRTLYLLLGDGGGVELAQDPDFFPGKVLRFNDDGTIPTDNPGANSPLFARGLRAPRGLAFDPVSGEGFFADDSGNSHEVNRLVPGANYGWPSVVGVANTAAEREFVRVTQSYRDPILATDTPIVGAAFNPGNKYGLEVAGRLLYGVDELHQVRALTLSDSRLLAAGSAPFLGNLPGEIRAVAFTPPGTLYLAVGSSIVRIVEYHL, encoded by the coding sequence GTGCTGGATCAGCGCATCGTCTACTTCGAGGTTGATGCGGAGTTGGATGTGGCCTTGGGCGGCGAGGTGTTCGTAGCCGCGTTTCCAGTCGGTACCGGTGTGACGCGGCTCGGCGGCCAACTCGGGTTCGGGCCCGACCGGACGCTCTACCTGTTGCTCGGCGATGGGGGCGGCGTGGAACTCGCCCAGGATCCCGACTTTTTCCCCGGCAAGGTGCTGCGCTTCAACGACGATGGCACTATCCCGACCGACAACCCTGGCGCGAACTCACCGCTGTTCGCACGCGGACTGCGCGCACCGCGCGGGTTGGCTTTCGATCCGGTGAGTGGTGAGGGTTTCTTCGCGGATGACAGCGGTAATTCCCATGAGGTGAACCGACTCGTCCCCGGAGCCAACTATGGTTGGCCCAGCGTCGTAGGTGTGGCCAACACAGCCGCGGAACGGGAGTTCGTCCGCGTTACACAGAGTTACCGCGATCCAATCCTCGCTACGGATACACCGATTGTCGGGGCGGCATTCAACCCTGGTAACAAGTACGGGTTGGAAGTGGCCGGCCGGCTCCTGTACGGCGTGGATGAATTGCACCAGGTGCGCGCACTGACGTTATCTGATTCACGTTTGCTGGCGGCCGGCAGCGCGCCTTTCCTTGGGAACCTGCCCGGGGAAATCCGTGCCGTGGCCTTCACGCCACCTGGCACGCTCTACCTCGCGGTCGGATCCTCCATCGTACGCATCGTGGAGTATCACCTCTAA
- a CDS encoding PQQ-dependent sugar dehydrogenase: protein MRSAASRGFGWTVTLLILAAGCVPGPSDLPANRDVAPGWQAEFLASGLGPVSAIAAAGDGRVFFAERTSGQIRVLRDGILQTTPVATLPVNAAGERGLLGLALHPRFEVNGRLYAFYTLGRRGPHG, encoded by the coding sequence ATGCGCAGTGCAGCGTCACGTGGGTTCGGCTGGACCGTCACCCTGCTCATTCTCGCGGCGGGCTGCGTCCCCGGTCCTTCCGATCTACCAGCCAACCGGGATGTCGCTCCCGGTTGGCAGGCCGAGTTCCTCGCGAGCGGCCTGGGTCCGGTCAGCGCGATCGCGGCGGCCGGCGATGGGCGTGTGTTCTTTGCCGAACGCACTTCCGGCCAGATCCGTGTGCTGCGCGACGGCATCCTGCAGACAACCCCCGTCGCGACGCTCCCGGTCAACGCAGCCGGCGAGCGGGGCCTCCTGGGTCTGGCGCTGCACCCGCGTTTCGAGGTAAACGGCCGCTTGTACGCATTCTACACGCTCGGACGCCGCGGCCCCCACGGATGA